Proteins found in one Pelmatolapia mariae isolate MD_Pm_ZW linkage group LG7, Pm_UMD_F_2, whole genome shotgun sequence genomic segment:
- the LOC134632130 gene encoding G-protein coupled receptor-associated protein LMBRD2B-like isoform X3, which yields MDSAISHHNKLQTAHTSQDNDPKHTAKVIRNYLQCKEEQEVLEVMVRPPQSSDLNIIECVWDYMKRQKGLRKPVSTENLCLRTRCLDLLGFQQFMEDSEMTSDLMDEGKELNRQAGQ from the exons ATGGACTCGGCCATCTCCCACCACAACAAGCTGCAGACTGCTCACACCTCT caggacaacgaccccaaacacacagccaaagtCATTAGGAACTATCTTCAgtgtaaagaagaacaagaagtactggaagtgatggtaCGGCCCCCACAGAGCTCTGATCTTAACATCATCGAAtgtgtctgggattacatgaagagacagaaggggTTGAGGAAGCCTGTatccacagaaaatctgtg TTTAAGGACCCGCTGCCTTGATCTTCTGGGCTTCCAGCAGTTTATGGAAGACAGTgaaatgacctctgacctgatgGACGAGGGAAAGGAGCTGAACCGCCAGG
- the LOC134632130 gene encoding G-protein coupled receptor-associated protein LMBRD2B-like isoform X2, translated as MDSAISHHNKLQTAHTSQDNDPKHTAKVIRNYLQCKEEQEVLEVMVRPPQSSDLNIIECVWDYMKRQKGLRKPVSTENLCLRTRCLDLLGFQQFMEDSEMTSDLMDEGKELNRQVICWEKKQQ; from the exons ATGGACTCGGCCATCTCCCACCACAACAAGCTGCAGACTGCTCACACCTCT caggacaacgaccccaaacacacagccaaagtCATTAGGAACTATCTTCAgtgtaaagaagaacaagaagtactggaagtgatggtaCGGCCCCCACAGAGCTCTGATCTTAACATCATCGAAtgtgtctgggattacatgaagagacagaaggggTTGAGGAAGCCTGTatccacagaaaatctgtg TTTAAGGACCCGCTGCCTTGATCTTCTGGGCTTCCAGCAGTTTATGGAAGACAGTgaaatgacctctgacctgatgGACGAGGGAAAGGAGCTGAACCGCCAGG TCATCTGCTGGGAGAAGAAACAACAGTGA
- the LOC134632130 gene encoding G-protein coupled receptor-associated protein LMBRD2B-like isoform X4, translating into MDSAISHHNKLQTAHTSQDNDPKHTAKVIRNYLQCKEEQEVLEVMVRPPQSSDLNIIECVWDYMKRQKGLRKPVSTENLCLRTRCLDLLGFQQFMEDSEMTSDLMDEGKELNRQGQ; encoded by the exons ATGGACTCGGCCATCTCCCACCACAACAAGCTGCAGACTGCTCACACCTCT caggacaacgaccccaaacacacagccaaagtCATTAGGAACTATCTTCAgtgtaaagaagaacaagaagtactggaagtgatggtaCGGCCCCCACAGAGCTCTGATCTTAACATCATCGAAtgtgtctgggattacatgaagagacagaaggggTTGAGGAAGCCTGTatccacagaaaatctgtg TTTAAGGACCCGCTGCCTTGATCTTCTGGGCTTCCAGCAGTTTATGGAAGACAGTgaaatgacctctgacctgatgGACGAGGGAAAGGAGCTGAACCGCCAGG
- the LOC134631717 gene encoding G-protein coupled receptor-associated protein LMBRD2B-like: MEGPGQGWISSVEGRVIRMSGKKSKTPDVEACRYKGKHAIHLDDVAKKENSSTHQFVHSFPLSEPAGWLSRYIYIPTVGGVAVVWSKCTFFTFFSTWPVLSLIVIRLAERLQLPVHRGCPVVSLLPCLIHMDSAISHHNKLQTAHTSQDNDPKHTAKVIRNYLQCKEEQEVLEVMVRPPQSSDLNIIECVWDYMKRQKGLRKPVSTENLCLRTRCLDLLGFQQFMEDSEMTSDLMDEGKELNRQESHLLGEETTVKREVQRSCSSLDILLKIED, from the exons ATGGAGGGTCCTGGGCAAGG GTGGATCAGCAGCGTGGAGGGGAGAGTGATCCGGATGAGTGGTAAGAAATCCAAAACTCCTGATGTTGAGGCATGCAGGTACAAGGGCAAG CACGCCATCCACCTGGATGATGTGGCCAAGAAGGAGAACAGCTCCACCCACCAATTCGTCCACAGCTTCCCGTTGTCAGAGCCAGCCGGCTGGCTCAGCAGATACATCTACATCCCGACTGtaggtgg CGTGGCTGTGGTTTGGTCCAAGTGCACCTTCTTCACCTTCTTCAGCACGTGGCCCGTCCTCTCGCTGATTGTCATCCGGTTGGCTGAGAGGCTACAACTACCAGTACATCGAG GCTGTCCTGTCGTCTCACTCCTCCCCTGTTTGATCCACATGGACTCGGCCATCTCCCACCACAACAAGCTGCAGACTGCTCACACCTCT caggacaacgaccccaaacacacagccaaagtCATTAGGAACTATCTTCAgtgtaaagaagaacaagaagtactggaagtgatggtaCGGCCCCCACAGAGCTCTGATCTTAACATCATCGAAtgtgtctgggattacatgaagagacagaaggggTTGAGGAAGCCTGTatccacagaaaatctgtg TTTAAGGACCCGCTGCCTTGATCTTCTGGGCTTCCAGCAGTTTATGGAAGACAGTgaaatgacctctgacctgatgGACGAGGGAAAGGAGCTGAACCGCCAGG AAAGTCATCTGCTGGGAGAAGAAACAACAGTGAAACGGGAAGTACAAAGAAGCTGCTCATCACTGGATATTCTGCTTAAGATTGAAGATTGA